Proteins encoded by one window of bacterium:
- a CDS encoding CPBP family intramembrane metalloprotease, producing MVRLRGRLEQQPYSRETIYPHPGDTRELSIDRFRSDSGNDNFRTVFMTWVSLSILVILYPGISLAGIGEDPTILLKSLDSFMLMLLLVTTIIFQWAIFSVNYLSVRTEGTGLAGIGFTKFRGIYIAWGVAFLLAANLLLAGVAWVLGQIGMPLSGDVIMLVPTDPIGKVVWVMVSITAGVCEETAFRGYLMTRLRLVGRMNSWVIPTIISAVAFGACHAYQGMPGFIAITIYGALFSILYIRTGSIWPGIIAHSLQDLGALIWPLTILSSDNRLPQCMRGGGQPLPVIPSLARQCPDTLRGRRPRLPVHVKAWRSPSPTSDIS from the coding sequence ATGGTGCGGTTGAGAGGCCGATTGGAACAGCAGCCATATTCTCGCGAAACGATCTACCCGCATCCCGGCGACACCCGCGAATTGTCGATCGACCGCTTCCGCTCAGACAGCGGCAACGACAATTTCCGCACCGTCTTCATGACCTGGGTATCGCTCTCCATTCTGGTGATCCTCTATCCCGGCATATCGCTGGCGGGGATCGGCGAGGATCCCACTATCCTGCTCAAATCGCTCGATTCGTTTATGCTGATGCTCCTCCTGGTCACGACCATCATTTTCCAGTGGGCGATCTTTTCGGTCAATTACCTTTCGGTCCGCACCGAAGGTACCGGGCTTGCGGGTATCGGCTTTACCAAATTCCGCGGGATCTATATTGCGTGGGGAGTTGCGTTTCTGCTGGCGGCAAACCTCTTGTTGGCGGGAGTCGCCTGGGTGTTGGGGCAGATCGGTATGCCGCTCTCCGGCGATGTTATCATGCTGGTCCCGACCGACCCGATAGGCAAAGTTGTCTGGGTGATGGTTTCGATCACGGCCGGTGTCTGCGAAGAGACCGCGTTTCGCGGCTACCTGATGACGCGCCTTCGCCTGGTCGGACGCATGAACTCATGGGTGATCCCGACGATCATTTCGGCGGTCGCGTTCGGCGCCTGTCACGCCTATCAGGGGATGCCCGGCTTTATCGCCATCACAATTTACGGAGCACTTTTTTCGATACTGTATATCCGGACCGGTTCTATCTGGCCGGGGATAATCGCGCACTCACTGCAGGATCTCGGCGCCCTCATCTGGCCACTGACGATTCTGTCATCAGATAATCGTCTGCCTCAATGTATGCGAGGAGGCGGGCAACCTTTACCTGTCATCCCAAGCCTTGCCCGGCAGTGCCCTGACACTTTGCGCGGCCGACGTCCGCGTCTGCCCGTTCACGTCAAGGCGTGGCGCTCCCCATCGCCTACGAGCGACATTTCTTAG
- a CDS encoding T9SS type A sorting domain-containing protein: MFLLRNLILFFLVIPSVTQAALSSAERARQHQEQVTVPNPDSRATLTAIGQSSLVSPAAVDLRISEIGSPAHFTQDVVSVAKMKNGQWVTVWQDERDGAKKIFLQLVDSLGSLSGANQMMIGSTVGAEIVDPKIAVDTSGRVFLFYRDRTNGLLYGARYTSALAVDLAPFLVNDTTNGAFAGLYDVDIYPDGRLVVVWENYDISGNTIQMRIYSNTGVSVISPTIVNSDAASNAHWAPEVAVQPNSGYLIAWEDYRSVDADLYVRQYTGAGTAVAAEFTIVPPSAADSLQFTPQIGYSATGHYTIGWIDLRDGQEVYLQTFNPTTGLTGSNVMASAGDGAIAAWDLDLTVTPNGQLLAGWGSYGAEIAIVARRYSTSLLPLTGILDLYSPSVGQRWSPAVEFFSANRFGIGWTEFSADDADIFFHQFDSLGGQLMVSPRTLNDDTQGAPASSPSVVSVTDWYDLVVFADRRNDGGDIFAQLVAHTATPVGPNRKLNGDSGANLQSEPSAADGDTVNIAVWVDGRAISGVPGQRVFARYLSDYGIPKSDEFTISDSTLGDGKTMPRAALAKNGRGLVAWIDSRGSSPQVYGRWLTSTGQIDGAEFLISTSASDSQIVKLHVGRDAQNRFYVCWLDNGRTTPRVRGAWYNADKTAGGTFGYTSTVGGANIDEMAAAINDSGAIGLLWTTSGLATKELYLTIISRASAILQVATLVSDNIAANPSQPTVDFDEQGYVTTGWLDRRSGSSQLRYRIYSNLYAPLAASLPFSVTTPEYMSAPSMAASHGRLWATWVDPRATGAAIWGNVYLYLPTDVEDDDPRLPSEFALKQNYPNPFNPSTEISFTLPSRASVRLTVYNLLGQEVTRLVDGMLSAGEHRVTWDGRDANGNGVSTGIYFYRLEAGKFSSTKKMVLVR, from the coding sequence ATGTTTCTATTGAGAAATCTGATCCTCTTCTTTCTGGTTATACCCTCGGTTACACAGGCCGCGCTTTCCTCGGCAGAACGAGCGAGGCAACATCAGGAACAGGTCACTGTCCCGAATCCGGACAGTCGCGCCACCCTTACCGCAATCGGACAGTCCAGTCTCGTCTCTCCTGCGGCCGTTGACCTTCGGATCTCCGAGATCGGCTCTCCTGCTCATTTTACCCAGGATGTTGTCTCAGTGGCCAAAATGAAAAACGGTCAGTGGGTGACGGTCTGGCAGGATGAACGGGATGGGGCGAAAAAGATATTCCTGCAGTTAGTTGATTCTCTTGGTTCGCTCTCCGGCGCGAATCAGATGATGATCGGGTCGACAGTCGGCGCAGAGATAGTTGATCCGAAAATAGCGGTGGATACATCGGGGCGCGTTTTTCTTTTCTATCGCGACCGCACCAATGGATTGCTTTATGGTGCGCGCTACACCAGCGCGCTGGCAGTTGATCTGGCACCGTTTCTGGTCAACGATACGACCAATGGTGCATTCGCCGGACTGTATGATGTTGATATCTACCCCGATGGCCGACTCGTGGTCGTCTGGGAGAATTACGATATCAGCGGTAACACAATTCAGATGCGGATATACTCGAATACTGGTGTTTCGGTTATCTCGCCAACGATTGTCAATTCTGACGCTGCCAGCAATGCGCATTGGGCGCCTGAGGTTGCGGTCCAGCCGAATTCCGGCTACCTGATCGCGTGGGAAGATTACCGGTCGGTCGATGCTGATCTGTATGTGCGACAATATACCGGCGCAGGAACCGCTGTTGCCGCTGAGTTTACGATCGTCCCACCTTCCGCGGCTGATTCGCTGCAATTTACTCCGCAGATCGGATATTCGGCCACCGGACATTACACGATCGGGTGGATCGACCTTCGCGATGGTCAGGAAGTTTACCTTCAGACATTCAACCCGACTACCGGTTTGACTGGGAGCAATGTGATGGCTTCGGCGGGGGATGGTGCTATCGCCGCCTGGGATCTTGATCTGACAGTCACGCCGAATGGTCAACTGCTGGCCGGATGGGGAAGTTATGGTGCTGAGATCGCGATTGTCGCGCGACGGTACTCCACCAGTCTGCTTCCGTTGACCGGGATTCTCGATCTGTATAGCCCATCGGTTGGACAGCGTTGGTCTCCCGCGGTGGAGTTCTTCTCGGCGAATCGTTTTGGGATAGGCTGGACCGAATTCAGCGCCGATGATGCAGATATCTTTTTTCATCAGTTTGATTCTCTCGGTGGGCAGTTGATGGTTTCGCCGCGCACGCTGAATGACGATACGCAAGGAGCGCCGGCAAGTTCACCCTCGGTGGTTTCGGTCACCGATTGGTACGATCTGGTGGTTTTTGCGGATCGACGGAACGATGGCGGCGATATTTTCGCGCAACTGGTCGCGCATACTGCGACTCCGGTCGGACCAAATCGCAAATTGAATGGTGACTCCGGCGCAAATCTCCAGTCGGAACCCTCCGCGGCGGATGGCGACACGGTGAATATCGCTGTTTGGGTGGATGGGCGCGCGATCTCAGGTGTGCCGGGGCAGCGGGTGTTCGCGCGATATCTGTCTGACTATGGTATCCCAAAATCGGATGAGTTCACGATATCTGACTCAACTCTCGGCGATGGAAAAACGATGCCGCGCGCCGCACTGGCGAAAAACGGTCGCGGCCTGGTTGCCTGGATTGATAGCCGCGGTTCATCGCCGCAGGTCTATGGCCGATGGCTGACTTCCACTGGACAGATCGATGGCGCGGAGTTTTTGATATCAACATCGGCATCGGATAGTCAGATAGTCAAACTGCATGTCGGGCGGGATGCACAGAATCGGTTTTATGTTTGCTGGCTCGACAATGGCCGCACGACGCCGCGCGTTCGTGGTGCATGGTACAATGCCGACAAAACCGCCGGTGGGACATTTGGCTATACATCGACTGTGGGTGGTGCGAATATCGATGAGATGGCGGCGGCAATCAACGACTCCGGCGCTATCGGATTGCTCTGGACTACTTCGGGACTGGCAACCAAGGAGCTTTACCTGACAATCATCAGCCGCGCGAGCGCGATACTTCAGGTAGCAACATTGGTTTCGGATAATATTGCCGCGAATCCAAGTCAGCCGACGGTTGATTTCGATGAACAGGGGTATGTTACGACCGGATGGCTCGACCGCCGCAGTGGGAGCAGTCAACTACGATATCGAATTTACAGTAATCTGTATGCGCCGCTGGCCGCCAGTCTGCCGTTTTCGGTGACGACGCCGGAGTATATGAGCGCGCCATCGATGGCGGCCTCGCATGGACGGCTCTGGGCAACCTGGGTTGATCCGCGCGCGACCGGCGCGGCGATCTGGGGGAATGTTTATCTCTATCTGCCGACCGATGTCGAGGATGATGATCCGCGGTTGCCATCGGAATTTGCGCTGAAGCAGAATTATCCGAATCCGTTTAATCCCTCGACTGAGATATCGTTCACGTTGCCGAGTCGCGCATCGGTTCGATTGACAGTGTACAATCTGTTGGGACAGGAAGTGACGCGACTGGTTGATGGGATGCTGTCGGCGGGGGAACATCGGGTGACGTGGGATGGCCGCGACGCGAACGGTAACGGAGTCAGTACTGGAATCTACTTCTATCGTCTTGAAGCGGGGAAATTCAGTTCGACGAAGAAAATGGTGCTGGTGAGGTAG
- a CDS encoding HDOD domain-containing protein, translating into MAMQTDIFAKILSDHKELTSLPQTLAEVLRVTREEDSSSQELAKVLMRDPAMTAKVLRIANSPYYGAGRNISTVTQAVVTLGMRTVTALTLSSSVYKLVGDWKTQINRTRFWRHSLEVAIGSRMIYEALGKKPSEEAFVAGLLHDIGILVLENSFPEKYRQIWQQVQQGENLVELEEQLWGTNHARVGKFLLEQWNIPVKICEAVGMHHLVFPPDSANRSEIGLSQAVNLANLISRFAIAEGRPKELTFAHENKDTVRASLGFTTDALNRIEEQLPTRTIAEAKFLEIEIGSTDELLFEANRLLFEQYITTENLLRENRLMQQQIARDQMKKLALESLKTITATFNHYMNNATATILGRAQLIEYAINKGTIQDQTGQLRSAMGIITNGVNTISSVMEELKNLASFDTTVYHAETYILDIEAKLKKQLEKLETTMTKEPVA; encoded by the coding sequence ATGGCTATGCAAACAGACATTTTTGCCAAGATCCTGAGCGACCACAAGGAGTTGACCTCGCTCCCGCAGACGCTTGCGGAGGTCCTTCGGGTGACGCGCGAAGAGGACAGTTCTTCGCAGGAACTGGCCAAAGTATTGATGCGCGACCCGGCGATGACTGCCAAGGTATTGCGTATCGCCAATTCTCCCTATTACGGCGCTGGCCGGAATATCTCTACCGTCACCCAGGCGGTGGTCACCCTCGGGATGCGGACAGTCACTGCGCTGACCCTCTCATCCTCGGTCTACAAGCTGGTGGGAGACTGGAAAACGCAGATCAATCGGACACGCTTCTGGCGTCACTCGTTGGAGGTGGCGATCGGCTCCCGGATGATCTATGAGGCGCTCGGGAAAAAGCCATCCGAAGAAGCGTTTGTCGCCGGCCTGTTGCATGACATAGGTATCCTGGTACTCGAAAACTCTTTCCCCGAAAAGTACCGTCAGATCTGGCAGCAGGTTCAGCAGGGTGAGAATCTGGTCGAGCTGGAAGAGCAGCTCTGGGGGACCAACCATGCCCGAGTCGGGAAATTCCTGCTGGAACAGTGGAATATTCCGGTCAAGATCTGCGAAGCGGTCGGGATGCACCACCTGGTATTCCCGCCTGATTCTGCCAACCGGAGCGAGATAGGCCTGAGCCAGGCGGTCAACCTTGCCAATTTGATCTCGCGATTTGCGATCGCCGAGGGACGTCCGAAAGAACTGACATTTGCGCATGAAAATAAAGATACGGTGCGGGCCTCGCTCGGCTTTACGACTGATGCGCTCAACCGGATCGAAGAGCAGTTGCCGACCCGGACGATAGCCGAGGCGAAATTCCTGGAAATCGAGATCGGCTCGACCGACGAACTTCTGTTCGAGGCCAACCGTCTGCTGTTCGAGCAGTATATCACGACTGAGAACTTGCTTCGCGAAAATCGGCTGATGCAGCAGCAGATCGCCCGCGACCAGATGAAAAAGCTGGCGCTGGAATCACTCAAGACGATCACGGCGACATTCAATCATTACATGAATAACGCGACCGCCACTATTCTCGGGCGGGCACAGTTGATCGAGTACGCGATCAACAAAGGGACGATCCAGGACCAGACCGGGCAACTTCGATCGGCAATGGGGATCATCACCAACGGCGTCAATACGATCAGTTCGGTGATGGAAGAGCTCAAGAATCTGGCCAGTTTCGACACGACGGTCTATCACGCGGAAACGTACATTCTGGATATCGAGGCCAAGCTGAAAAAGCAACTTGAGAAGCTCGAGACCACGATGACCAAAGAGCCGGTCGCCTGA
- a CDS encoding CYTH domain-containing protein: MGDAVKQLEIEIKLKLESFTDYLKLIGYLGQIESEDHHINAFFDTEDRQLARAGWALRVRAENKRGLVTIKSIPTTEGAAVVRQEIEAEIPRGVAYEVIGLRENLLDIQIMPIDYLKQQFPNMTLAKLIQFENVRQKKLFRIGGDNYLLEVDKTMYTDGSVDYELEVELHDMERIETVEDHLRKLFASLAIPFEHQTESKFARALKRAKIY; this comes from the coding sequence ATGGGAGACGCAGTCAAACAGCTCGAAATCGAGATCAAGCTTAAGCTTGAATCGTTCACCGATTACCTCAAACTGATCGGCTACCTTGGACAGATCGAGTCCGAGGATCACCATATCAACGCCTTTTTCGACACCGAGGACCGCCAGCTCGCCCGCGCCGGATGGGCGCTCCGCGTCCGCGCCGAAAACAAACGCGGCCTGGTCACGATCAAGTCGATCCCAACGACCGAGGGAGCCGCGGTGGTTCGCCAGGAGATCGAGGCCGAGATCCCCCGCGGTGTTGCCTACGAGGTCATCGGCCTGCGCGAAAACCTGCTCGATATCCAGATCATGCCGATCGATTATCTCAAGCAGCAATTCCCCAATATGACCCTGGCGAAACTGATCCAGTTCGAAAATGTCCGCCAGAAAAAGCTCTTCCGCATCGGCGGCGACAACTACCTGCTCGAGGTCGACAAAACCATGTACACCGATGGTTCGGTTGATTACGAGCTCGAGGTTGAACTGCACGATATGGAGCGGATCGAGACGGTGGAGGACCACCTGCGCAAACTGTTTGCTTCGCTGGCGATCCCGTTTGAACATCAGACCGAATCCAAATTCGCCCGCGCCCTCAAACGCGCCAAGATCTACTAA